TGATGGCCCAGGGCTTATGCGTGCCCGAGTTTGCGCCGGAGTGTGATCAGATTGTCGTGGCCAACGCCGCGGTAACCGTGTTCGTGAATCAATAGAGGAGTTATCTTTCAACCTCGCTATGTAATATTGGTTCATCTTTTTTATGATCTCTCATTCTTATTAGAGGAATCATCCATTCATGTGGCAATCTAGAAGGGATTCGTATATAAGGTACTGACACAAAATTTTCAAATCACCTTAAAGACCATGTCCTTTCTAGCCTTATCACTGATTCTTGTTGCCGCTGTTCTGCACGCCCTCTGGAATTTCACGACCAAGACAGCGTCCGGGAATTTGAATGTAGTTTTCCTCGGCTTATGGCTGGCCAGCCTTGTCTGCTTTCCTGTTGTTTTAATTTTTTTCTGGTCAGATATTGATCTGGCCTCCAGCTATCCTTTCATCCTGGCTACAGGCATCATACACGCTTTTTATTTTTTCGGTTTATCCAAAGCCTATGAATACGGCGATATCTCGACTGTCTATCCCGTAGCGCGCGGTATTGGCGTGGCCGGAACAGCCGTACTGGCCAGGGTACTGCTTCAAGAAGATATATCATTACCCGGCTTTCTGGGAATCACACTCATCTGCCTTGGGATCGTTCTGATAGGGCTCAAGACTTCCCAAGAGCAGCATCATTACAAAAGCCTGTTCATCGCGGCGTTTGTGGGCTTGACGATTGGAGGCTATTCGATTGTTGACAAGCAGGCGGTTCAATTAATCAATCCGATTGCATACATATTTGGTCAGTTTTTCCTGGCGGCTGTTTTTTTAACGCCTTATATATTAATAAGAAGCCGCGCTGATCTGCTCCCGGCCTGGCGTCATTACAAGAAATATATTTTTATAATCGGGCTCGGTTCAATGGGGACCTATTTAATTATCCTTTTTACTTTTCAAATAGCTCATGTTAGTTATGTGGTCGCGGTAAGAGAATCGTCTGTTGTGGTTGGGGCGCTCTTGGGCTTTAAATTCCTTCATGAAAAGTATACCCTGAAAAAACTGGCCGGTATTTCGATCATAGTCCTGGCGTTAGTGATCATTAAAATGGCCTGAAGGCTCAGGCTTAGGAGAAGTCGAGGAACCCCCATGCTCTGGCCTTAAAGGCCAGGCATGACATTAGTAAGGTTTACAAAGAGCCTTTGATGAATTATCCGTCTGAGCCTCCAGGCTTTCTGGAGAAGGAAACTATGGACAACATTGAGGAACTGATGACCCAACTGGATGCTCTCTTTCACCCTGAATCAGTGGCTGTGGTGGGCGTGCCCAGGGGGATGAAAACTGGC
The Deltaproteobacteria bacterium DNA segment above includes these coding regions:
- a CDS encoding EamA family transporter, which produces MSFLALSLILVAAVLHALWNFTTKTASGNLNVVFLGLWLASLVCFPVVLIFFWSDIDLASSYPFILATGIIHAFYFFGLSKAYEYGDISTVYPVARGIGVAGTAVLARVLLQEDISLPGFLGITLICLGIVLIGLKTSQEQHHYKSLFIAAFVGLTIGGYSIVDKQAVQLINPIAYIFGQFFLAAVFLTPYILIRSRADLLPAWRHYKKYIFIIGLGSMGTYLIILFTFQIAHVSYVVAVRESSVVVGALLGFKFLHEKYTLKKLAGISIIVLALVIIKMA